DNA sequence from the Corynebacterium yudongzhengii genome:
ATGGCCGACACCTTCGGAGGAGCCGACCAAGTAGTCCTGTGGAAAGCACCGATCGGTTTCGATGTCGCTGTCGCGGAGATCCTTAACCCCTTATGTGCTGGAGGAACCGTGATCGTTCCCCCGCGCGGGTGGTGGCCCGGAGACGTCGAGGAGATGGCTCATCTCATACGCGATCACAAGGTGACGGTCCTGTCCATGGTGCCCGGGATGCTGCGCGCGCTCCTCAACGCTTTCGACAGCCATGAGGACACAGCGCTGGCCCATCTGCTCCTCGGCGGCGAAGCGGTCCCCAGCGATCTCGCGCGGCGAGCAGGTGAGCTAGTGGGCTGTCGAGTATGGGGGCTCTACGGGCCTTCCGAGGCGGCAATGGACGTATTGGCCGTCGAGTACACCGACGCCCTCGAGGCGACGCTTGAGTCCCGCTCACCAGAACCCGGCCTGCAGGCGCCCCTTTTGGGATGGCCCCAACCGCAGGTCGAGGCGTTCATCGTCGGTCCTGACGGCGAGAAAGCCACAGACGGTGACATCGGGGAGCTGGTCCTCGGCGGGCCTCAGGTCGGCGCCGGCTATATCGGGCGGCCTGATCTCACCGACGCCGCATTTTCCTCCGCCCCTAGCGGCGGTCGGCGCTACCGCACCGGTGATTTGGCCCGGCGTGATCCCGCGACGGGGCTCTTCGAATACCACGGACGCCTCGACGAACAGGTCAAGATCCGCGGCAACCGCGTCGAGCTCGGTGAGGTCGACCAGGCACTGCGCCAAACCCCCGGGGTCCACGACGCCGCCGCACAGGTCATAGGCGACGGATTGATCGGCTTCATCGTGGCTGAGGGAGAACCTTCGACCGATAGCGGATGGGAGTACAAGGTGCGTCGTCACGCGGCCTTACTCCTGCCTGCCTATGCCGTGCCGGATCGCGTCGTGCTTATCGACGAGCTACCCGTCACCACCAACGGCAAGCTCGACCGCGCGGCGCTGAGCGCCGAATCGCCGTGATGCGCGGCCTCGAGCCGCACCTGCCTGCTAACCACTGCACCCCGACTCCCCGGGAGGATTCTCACCGATGCCGACATCCGACTCCACCGACCCCACGGCCGAGACGCTGCCGCTGACCTCTGCCCAGCGCGGCGTGTACGACGCCGTGCGGCTCGATCCCACCTCGTCCCATTATGTCGTGGGGGAGGTCCTCGAGCTCCACGGCACGGTGGACGTGGCGACGCTCACGCAGGCGATCACCGCCACGCACCGCGAGGCGGAGACCCTCCGGCTCAGGATCGCGGCCACCGGCGATGAACCCCGCCAGCGCGTCGCCCCAGAAGTAGCCCCGGTGGAAGTGCGCGATCTGCGCGCCACGCGCCACCCCAAGGTGCTGGCGGAAGCATTAGTCGACGCCGCGAAAACCGAGCTGGCCGAGCAGATCCAGCGCGCCGGGCTCGTCGAGGTGCCGCTGTGCCTCTACCGCGTCCTCGTTTTAAGCCCCGAAGAAACGTGGGTGATCCAGCTTTATCACCACCTCATCGTCGACGGGTACTCGGCGGCGCTGTTAAGCCGCCGCATCGCGGCCCACTATCGGGCGCTTCTCAGTGGCCACGAACCCAAGCCCTACCGCGGGGCGCCTCTATCCCAGCTGGTGGCCGACGACCGCGCGTACCTCGCCTCGCGCGAGCTCCGCGAAGACCGTGAGTATTTCCGCGGGCTGGCGGGCTCCCTGCCCGATCTGAAGGAACGAGAAAAGCTGAACGCAGCAACCGGTTCCGCGCCGGGTTCGGGCCGCACCCTGACCACCACCGTACGATTGCCCCGCACCGCGAGGGAGGAGCTCGATGCCGCCGCGCGCGAACTCGGCACCACGTGGGTGACCGCGGTGACCGCGCTGTGGGCCGCGTTCGTGTGGCAGGACACGGGCCGTCGCCCAGAACCGCTGGTACTGGCCATCCCGATGATGGCGCGGCGTACCCGCGCGTGGCGAGCCACTCCCGCGATGGGAGTCAACGTCCTGCCCCTGGCGGTGGTGGTCACTCAGAGCGCCACGCTCGCTGAACTGATCCGCGAGACGGACCGGAAGTTCCGCGAGCTTGCTGAACACCAGTGCTATCGCGGGGAGTGGTTGCCCCAAGACCTAGACATCCCCGGAGCCGGCGCGCTGCTGCACGGGGCGGGGGTCAACGCGAAAGTCTTCGATGTGCATCTTGATTTCGGAGAAGCGCAGGGCGCATTGCGTAACGTCGCGGGAGGGCCGCCGGAGGACTACGGGCTCGTCGTCACGCCGACCGCCGAGGGCGGCGCGGATCTCGGCCTCGAGACCGATCCCGCACGCGTATCCGGGGAGAAGGCACGCCAGCTCCTCGAAGAGTTCAGCGCTCTTGTGCATCTGGCCCCGACGCGCTTGAGCGCCCCGCTCGGCGAGGTGTGCGGGCCGGATGCCGTGGAGGAGACGGCGCTTATCGACGCCCGCAGGGCACTCACTCCGCA
Encoded proteins:
- a CDS encoding amino acid adenylation domain-containing protein, with the protein product MSQAHETWSTDTVTGLLDSVFADVGRSAADPERLAVVDAGGQGDLTYRQLAQLSGALARRLIAAGTAAGDRIVVIGERSVAQVVAAVAVIRAGASFVPVDAEAPAARIRAVLHDAAPRIVLTTSSKAHVPAGDPHPLWLDLDAQVLQELRQEGKRESGAVLPARKVTPEEPVYLIFTSGTTGRPKGAINLHRGVATHLRWMADTFGGADQVVLWKAPIGFDVAVAEILNPLCAGGTVIVPPRGWWPGDVEEMAHLIRDHKVTVLSMVPGMLRALLNAFDSHEDTALAHLLLGGEAVPSDLARRAGELVGCRVWGLYGPSEAAMDVLAVEYTDALEATLESRSPEPGLQAPLLGWPQPQVEAFIVGPDGEKATDGDIGELVLGGPQVGAGYIGRPDLTDAAFSSAPSGGRRYRTGDLARRDPATGLFEYHGRLDEQVKIRGNRVELGEVDQALRQTPGVHDAAAQVIGDGLIGFIVAEGEPSTDSGWEYKVRRHAALLLPAYAVPDRVVLIDELPVTTNGKLDRAALSAESP